The following proteins come from a genomic window of Microcoleus sp. bin38.metabat.b11b12b14.051:
- a CDS encoding XisI protein codes for MDKLAQYRQYVQTLITRYAEEDVSNDEVEVQLICDTERDHYQWMNVGWEHLNRIYRSIIHIDIKDGKIWLQQNLTDQDPAKELVEMGVSREDIVLGLQPPYKRPYTDYGVA; via the coding sequence ATGGACAAACTAGCTCAATATCGTCAATACGTTCAGACATTAATCACCCGTTATGCCGAAGAAGATGTTTCTAATGATGAAGTCGAAGTGCAACTTATCTGCGACACAGAACGAGATCATTATCAGTGGATGAATGTCGGCTGGGAACACCTTAACCGAATTTATCGAAGCATCATTCACATTGACATCAAAGATGGAAAAATCTGGCTTCAGCAAAATTTGACCGACCAAGATCCTGCGAAAGAATTAGTTGAAATGGGAGTGTCAAGAGAGGATATCGTTTTGGGATTGCAACCGCCATACAAACGACCGTATACTGATTATGGTGTAGCTTAA